One region of Dokdonia sp. 4H-3-7-5 genomic DNA includes:
- a CDS encoding ABC transporter permease codes for MFDVERWQEIFETIGKNKLRTFLTGLSVASGIFILVILLGFSTGIQKGVKTQFAQDAESRVNVWTGVTTKEYAGLNPGRRIQMHNSDYENVNTKFGEALEHKTGLYNIWGGQVNYGNESGNYRIEGANYGQQFIENATLSAGRFLTQKDEDEGIKVAIIGQKVKNDLFKTADPIGETIKISGINFLVAGVFTDPGGEREESRIFIPLSTAQRVFNAGDNLRSMAFTVKMSENFDEAVALSAAVSQGIEDEIKSRYQIAPDDRSAVRVNYNLEEAQKIYSLIDTIRMVFWFVGIGTIIAGVVGVSNIMLIIVKERTKEIGVRKALGALPSSIIGMILQESIFITAIAGFLGLFLGVGLLELIGPQIDSDFIKFPQVDFVTAISTVIILIVAGALAGYIPARRAANIRPIEALRDE; via the coding sequence ATGTTTGATGTAGAGCGCTGGCAAGAGATTTTTGAGACCATAGGAAAAAACAAACTTCGTACGTTTCTTACTGGTCTATCTGTAGCTTCAGGGATTTTTATCCTAGTGATTTTATTAGGTTTTAGTACAGGTATTCAAAAAGGAGTAAAAACTCAATTTGCTCAAGACGCCGAAAGTCGTGTAAATGTATGGACCGGTGTTACCACAAAGGAATATGCAGGTCTTAATCCTGGTAGGCGTATCCAGATGCATAATAGTGATTATGAAAATGTCAACACAAAGTTTGGTGAGGCCTTAGAGCATAAAACTGGATTATATAATATCTGGGGTGGCCAGGTAAACTATGGTAACGAGTCGGGTAATTATCGTATAGAAGGAGCAAACTATGGACAGCAATTTATAGAAAACGCAACACTCTCTGCAGGTAGATTTCTTACTCAAAAGGACGAAGATGAAGGCATCAAAGTTGCGATTATAGGTCAGAAGGTAAAAAATGACCTCTTTAAAACTGCAGACCCTATAGGAGAAACCATAAAAATAAGTGGGATTAATTTCCTAGTAGCTGGAGTCTTTACAGATCCAGGAGGTGAGCGTGAGGAATCTAGAATTTTTATTCCGCTTAGTACAGCACAAAGAGTATTTAATGCTGGAGACAACCTGCGCTCTATGGCATTTACCGTAAAAATGTCTGAAAATTTTGATGAGGCCGTTGCACTATCTGCAGCAGTGAGTCAAGGTATTGAAGATGAGATTAAGTCACGCTACCAGATAGCGCCAGATGATAGAAGCGCGGTGCGTGTAAATTATAATCTTGAAGAAGCACAAAAAATATATAGCCTTATAGACACCATACGCATGGTGTTTTGGTTTGTAGGCATAGGAACTATTATCGCTGGAGTAGTAGGAGTAAGCAACATCATGCTCATTATCGTAAAAGAGCGCACTAAGGAAATTGGAGTGAGAAAGGCATTAGGCGCATTACCTAGTTCTATCATTGGGATGATACTACAAGAGTCTATTTTTATTACCGCAATCGCTGGATTTTTAGGTTTGTTTCTAGGCGTAGGTTTATTAGAACTTATAGGGCCACAAATAGATAGTGACTTTATTAAGTTTCCTCAAGTAGATTTTGTAACAGCAATTTCGACAGTGATTATATTAATAGTTGCGGGAGCACTAGCGGGTTATATTCCAGCTAGAAGAGCAGCAAATATTAGACCTATAGAGGCGCTAAGAGACGAATAA
- a CDS encoding ABC transporter permease, translating into MFSKDRWNEILEALNANKFRTLLTAFGVFWGILILVLLLALTNGLKNGVSADFGDFATNSMFMWSQGTSISYKGLPKGRRFSFKLEDVEVLREKYPELKYISPRNQLGGFNGANNVTRNEKTGAFSIYGDYPEFIKQQPQDITSGRYISYSDINEKRKICVIGEDVVKGLYDNGEEVLNTYIKINGVNFLVVGTFKNPKSSGDAEEDANTIFVPFTTFSQAFNRGDYVGWMAITASEDINITDIKEQVFATMREQRSIHPDDKRAIGHFDLSEAYGRVMGLFSILTFVGYFVGSLVLLSGVIGISNIMLIVVKERTKEIGVRRALGATPWEIKSQILQESLVLTIISGMSGIAVAAGFIWVMNTILDQVGKVDNFANPSVNINVIFVALAILIVSGLLAGFIPASRAIQMKPIDALRIE; encoded by the coding sequence ATGTTTAGCAAAGACCGCTGGAATGAAATATTAGAAGCCCTCAATGCAAATAAGTTTCGCACGTTACTTACTGCATTTGGTGTATTCTGGGGAATCTTAATATTGGTATTGCTACTAGCACTAACCAATGGGCTTAAGAATGGAGTTTCTGCAGATTTTGGTGATTTTGCGACAAACTCTATGTTTATGTGGTCGCAAGGAACATCTATATCATACAAAGGATTACCTAAGGGAAGAAGATTTAGTTTTAAGCTTGAAGATGTCGAGGTGCTTAGAGAGAAGTATCCAGAGCTTAAATATATCTCACCCCGTAATCAACTTGGAGGATTTAATGGTGCAAACAATGTGACGCGCAATGAAAAAACAGGAGCTTTTAGTATCTACGGAGATTATCCAGAATTTATAAAACAGCAGCCTCAAGACATTACTTCTGGGCGTTACATCTCATATTCTGACATTAATGAAAAACGCAAGATATGCGTCATAGGAGAAGATGTAGTGAAGGGGTTGTATGATAATGGAGAAGAAGTCCTTAATACCTATATAAAAATAAATGGCGTTAACTTTCTAGTGGTAGGTACTTTTAAAAACCCAAAAAGTAGTGGAGATGCAGAGGAAGATGCAAATACTATTTTTGTGCCTTTTACCACATTTTCACAAGCTTTTAATAGAGGGGATTATGTAGGGTGGATGGCAATAACTGCTAGTGAAGATATAAATATTACAGACATTAAGGAGCAAGTATTTGCAACCATGAGAGAGCAGCGCTCTATCCACCCTGATGATAAACGAGCAATAGGTCACTTTGATTTATCAGAAGCATATGGTCGTGTGATGGGGCTATTCTCTATCCTCACTTTTGTAGGTTACTTTGTAGGGTCATTAGTGCTACTTTCAGGAGTGATAGGAATAAGTAATATTATGCTTATTGTGGTAAAAGAACGAACTAAAGAAATAGGAGTACGCAGAGCACTAGGAGCGACGCCATGGGAGATTAAATCTCAGATTTTACAAGAATCTTTAGTGCTTACTATTATCTCAGGAATGTCTGGTATCGCCGTTGCCGCTGGATTTATATGGGTGATGAATACCATTTTAGACCAAGTAGGAAAAGTAGATAATTTTGCAAATCCATCAGTAAATATAAATGTCATTTTTGTGGCGCTCGCTATTTTGATAGTTTCAGGATTACTAGCTGGATTTATTCCGGCTTCAAGGGCAATACAAATGAAGCCTATAGACGCATTAAGAATAGAATAA
- a CDS encoding efflux RND transporter periplasmic adaptor subunit: MKRTGTIITLIVIVILFAVGIWYIYTKDKQDPIVYTTEQASSRTIVKKTVATGSIVPKEEVLIKPNVSGIIKEIYVEAGDNIKAGDLIAQIEVVPNASSLTNAKNNIAGARTGVETAKLALANQKSIYDRQKALFDKGVISANDFDGIQNSYNQAQQRVKQEQVNFTSASQNYDIIKTGTTSGLGNAATTQIRSTITGMILDVPVKTGNQVIEANNFNDGTTVATLADVDKMIFEGKVDESEVGKIKEDLPLEITVGAIENMTFNATLDYIAPKGVAENGAIQFEIKGTLDRTNSDTFIRAGLSANASIILEKATDVLSIKEALVQYDPKTKKPFVEVATGDQEFERRDIEVGVSDGIFVEVKSGITAEDNIKVWNQLKIPTGFGGGRG; the protein is encoded by the coding sequence ATGAAACGCACAGGAACCATTATTACACTCATTGTAATCGTCATATTATTTGCAGTAGGCATCTGGTACATCTACACAAAAGATAAGCAAGACCCTATTGTTTACACTACAGAGCAAGCTTCTAGCCGCACTATTGTTAAGAAAACGGTGGCTACTGGAAGTATTGTTCCTAAGGAAGAAGTACTTATTAAGCCTAATGTGTCTGGAATCATTAAAGAGATTTATGTAGAGGCTGGAGATAATATCAAGGCAGGAGATCTCATTGCTCAAATTGAGGTGGTGCCTAATGCATCATCACTTACAAATGCAAAGAATAATATTGCAGGTGCTCGCACGGGAGTTGAGACTGCAAAGCTTGCGCTAGCAAATCAAAAAAGTATTTATGACCGTCAGAAGGCGCTCTTTGATAAAGGAGTAATCTCTGCAAATGATTTTGATGGGATTCAGAATTCTTATAATCAGGCGCAACAGCGCGTAAAGCAGGAGCAAGTCAATTTTACAAGCGCCTCTCAAAATTATGATATTATAAAAACGGGAACAACTAGCGGTCTTGGTAATGCTGCTACTACTCAAATTAGATCTACTATTACTGGGATGATTCTTGACGTGCCGGTAAAAACAGGAAACCAAGTTATAGAAGCAAACAACTTTAATGATGGAACTACGGTTGCAACACTAGCAGATGTAGATAAAATGATTTTTGAAGGAAAAGTGGATGAGAGTGAGGTAGGTAAAATAAAAGAAGATTTACCATTAGAAATCACCGTAGGAGCGATAGAAAATATGACTTTTAACGCGACTCTTGATTATATAGCACCTAAGGGCGTAGCCGAAAATGGAGCGATTCAATTTGAAATTAAAGGAACATTAGATCGTACAAATTCAGATACATTTATTAGAGCTGGACTGAGTGCAAACGCTAGTATTATTCTTGAGAAAGCGACAGATGTTCTTTCTATAAAAGAGGCACTTGTACAATATGATCCTAAGACTAAGAAGCCATTTGTAGAGGTCGCTACAGGCGATCAAGAGTTTGAACGTCGTGATATAGAAGTAGGTGTGAGTGATGGTATTTTTGTAGAAGTAAAGAGCGGAATCACAGCAGAAGATAATATCAAGGTGTGGAACCAGCTTAAAATCCCTACTGGATTTGGAGGAGGTAGAGGCTAG
- a CDS encoding TolC family protein — protein sequence MKKAILFCMTALLALTTYSQEKKWTLQECVQYAIDNNINIQQTELDLETAAIDRSDAIGAFLPTLNGTASNSWQTGLTQNVLTGVLETQQTRNSSFGISSGVRLINGFRNHKVLDRAELSKIAADYNIAKLKDDVALNVAVSYLQVLLARESAKVIVTQNAVTKEQILRTQELVDGGVLPRGDLLEIRATDASERQRIVAAENAVSIGLVNLAQLLNIKDFANFDIAEGEYEVQGEGILDTQADVLIETAKETRYDLKIAEQNEAIAKKDLEISKTGFYPTLDAFFNYNTRESNRSSGFNTSIDPDNPFIDSGNPIGVVGNTGDIVTSLSPNITGVDEIGPLPFIEQLYLNDGISYGLSLRVPVFNGFSVKNQVKRSEVNVMRSEFQKELAEQNLRTAVYQAYTDAKAARESYEAAKIAVESQELAYAYAKDRYDVGLTNAFDFSQSKLRYDNAQIEIARSKYDYIFRIKVLELYFGVPVTELKF from the coding sequence ATGAAAAAAGCCATCTTATTTTGTATGACAGCGTTACTCGCTCTCACGACATATAGTCAAGAGAAGAAGTGGACCCTGCAAGAATGCGTGCAATATGCGATAGATAATAATATTAACATCCAGCAAACGGAGTTAGATCTAGAGACTGCAGCCATAGACCGCTCTGATGCCATAGGAGCATTTTTGCCTACCTTAAACGGTACCGCATCAAATTCTTGGCAAACGGGTCTTACGCAAAACGTACTTACTGGAGTTTTAGAAACACAACAAACACGTAACTCATCTTTTGGGATAAGTTCTGGAGTGCGTTTAATCAATGGTTTTAGAAACCATAAAGTATTAGATAGAGCAGAACTTTCTAAAATCGCAGCAGATTATAATATTGCTAAACTTAAAGATGATGTCGCTCTTAATGTAGCAGTCTCTTATCTCCAAGTACTACTAGCGAGAGAAAGTGCAAAAGTAATTGTTACTCAAAATGCTGTGACTAAAGAGCAAATATTGCGTACACAAGAACTTGTAGATGGAGGTGTGTTGCCTAGAGGCGATCTACTTGAAATAAGAGCAACAGACGCTAGTGAAAGACAGCGTATAGTAGCTGCCGAAAATGCAGTATCTATAGGACTCGTAAATCTCGCTCAGCTTTTAAACATTAAAGACTTTGCCAACTTTGATATTGCCGAAGGGGAATATGAAGTGCAAGGAGAAGGAATTTTAGATACTCAGGCAGATGTATTAATAGAGACAGCAAAGGAAACGCGCTACGATCTTAAGATTGCTGAACAAAATGAAGCAATAGCTAAAAAGGATTTAGAAATAAGTAAAACGGGATTTTATCCAACACTAGATGCATTCTTTAATTATAATACTAGGGAGTCTAATAGATCAAGCGGTTTTAATACATCAATAGATCCTGATAATCCTTTTATTGATTCTGGAAATCCTATTGGAGTTGTGGGTAACACCGGTGATATTGTAACTAGTTTATCTCCTAATATTACTGGAGTTGATGAAATAGGGCCATTACCATTTATAGAGCAACTATACCTTAATGATGGTATCTCTTATGGATTATCTTTGAGAGTTCCTGTGTTTAACGGATTTAGTGTAAAAAATCAAGTAAAACGTAGTGAAGTAAATGTAATGCGCTCAGAGTTTCAAAAAGAGCTAGCAGAGCAAAACCTAAGAACTGCTGTTTATCAAGCATACACAGATGCAAAAGCTGCGAGAGAAAGTTATGAAGCAGCCAAAATAGCTGTAGAGTCGCAAGAGCTAGCATATGCATATGCAAAAGATCGCTACGATGTGGGGCTTACAAACGCCTTTGACTTTAGCCAAAGTAAATTACGTTACGATAATGCACAGATTGAGATTGCGCGTTCTAAATATGATTATATTTTCCGTATTAAGGTATTAGAGCTCTATTTTGGAGTTCCAGTTACCGAACTAAAATTCTAA
- a CDS encoding efflux RND transporter periplasmic adaptor subunit — MSKKTLFILLGIVAIVVIALIAGKKSGAFGKSGNFKAVEVQKLERATIIETVAATGKIQPEIEVKLSSEVSGEIIDLPIKEGQDVKKGDLLVKINPDLVQAAVSQSRAALQNSRAGLSQAEASLNQAKLTFNRNKPLFDKGVISKADFERAQSDLDIAQANRQSAFYNVQSVAAQVKQATDNLGRTSIFAPRDGTISMLNVELGERVVGTAQMAGTEIVRVANLNNMEVEVDVNENDIVKIAIGDSTIVEVDAYLKTKFAGVVTEIANSAQATLTADQVTNFKVKVRILEESYKHLLEGKKDTYSPFRPGMTATVDIITKKRNDILAAPISAIVVKTDTSATRSTTPKSTTSAGAAEEKFECVFVKSGGEAKLKVVTTGIQDDSKIEILTGLEEGDEIIIGPYSLVTKTLKTGDKVEVKGEEKNESEE, encoded by the coding sequence ATGAGTAAAAAAACACTTTTCATTTTACTAGGTATTGTTGCTATTGTAGTTATAGCATTAATCGCAGGTAAAAAATCTGGAGCTTTCGGTAAGTCTGGTAATTTCAAGGCTGTAGAGGTGCAGAAGCTAGAGCGAGCAACTATCATTGAGACGGTGGCCGCTACTGGTAAAATACAGCCGGAGATAGAAGTAAAGCTATCATCAGAAGTATCTGGAGAAATCATAGACCTTCCTATTAAAGAAGGACAAGATGTAAAAAAAGGAGACCTACTTGTAAAAATCAATCCAGACTTAGTACAAGCAGCAGTAAGCCAGAGTCGCGCAGCGCTACAAAATAGCCGTGCCGGATTATCACAAGCAGAAGCTAGTCTTAATCAAGCCAAGCTTACTTTTAATCGTAATAAGCCACTTTTTGATAAAGGTGTAATCTCAAAAGCAGATTTTGAAAGAGCACAGTCTGATCTCGATATTGCGCAAGCAAATCGTCAGAGTGCTTTTTATAACGTACAGAGTGTTGCTGCTCAAGTAAAGCAAGCTACAGATAATCTAGGGCGTACTTCTATTTTTGCACCACGAGATGGTACTATCTCTATGCTTAATGTAGAGCTGGGAGAACGTGTAGTAGGTACTGCTCAAATGGCAGGAACAGAAATTGTACGTGTAGCAAACCTTAATAACATGGAGGTTGAGGTAGATGTAAATGAAAATGATATTGTAAAAATTGCAATAGGAGATTCAACTATCGTAGAGGTAGATGCATACCTAAAAACAAAATTTGCTGGTGTGGTTACAGAAATTGCAAACTCTGCTCAAGCAACACTTACTGCAGATCAGGTTACAAACTTTAAAGTAAAAGTGCGTATTCTAGAAGAATCATATAAGCACTTGCTAGAAGGTAAAAAGGATACATATTCGCCTTTTAGACCTGGTATGACAGCAACGGTAGATATCATTACAAAAAAGCGTAACGATATCCTTGCAGCACCTATAAGTGCTATTGTTGTAAAAACAGATACAAGTGCTACAAGAAGCACTACGCCTAAGTCTACAACAAGTGCAGGAGCGGCAGAGGAGAAATTTGAATGTGTATTTGTGAAGAGTGGTGGTGAAGCAAAGTTGAAGGTGGTAACCACAGGAATACAAGATGACTCTAAAATTGAAATCTTAACAGGTCTAGAAGAAGGAGATGAGATTATCATAGGCCCTTACAGTCTTGTAACTAAAACACTCAAAACAGGAGATAAAGTTGAGGTAAAGGGAGAAGAAAAAAACGAATCTGAAGAGTAA
- the tsaB gene encoding tRNA (adenosine(37)-N6)-threonylcarbamoyltransferase complex dimerization subunit type 1 TsaB, with protein MTHILCLETATTNCSVALSINGNVVAMQEDNAQKYSHAERLHVFIKEVLDTAGVTKDKLNAIAVSKGPGSYTGLRIGVSATKGLCASLDIPLISVDTLGALSRKLTVNDGELIIPMLDARRMEVYSAVFDNNGNRHRETQAQILDETSFTEYLDKGIVHFVGNGVEKFQEICEHPNARFVIGELPSSTQMATMAQSKFEANDLEDVAYFEPYYLKDFIAGMPKAK; from the coding sequence ATGACACATATTTTATGTCTAGAGACAGCCACCACAAATTGTTCGGTGGCTTTGTCTATTAATGGAAACGTAGTGGCAATGCAGGAGGATAATGCTCAAAAGTATTCTCACGCAGAGCGATTGCACGTATTTATTAAAGAGGTGCTTGATACAGCAGGTGTTACTAAAGATAAACTTAATGCAATTGCCGTAAGTAAAGGTCCAGGAAGCTATACAGGGCTTCGTATAGGTGTTTCAGCAACAAAGGGACTCTGTGCCTCACTAGATATACCGCTTATCTCTGTAGATACTTTAGGTGCGCTTTCGCGAAAGCTAACTGTTAACGATGGCGAACTCATCATACCAATGCTTGATGCGCGTCGTATGGAAGTGTACAGTGCTGTTTTTGATAATAATGGAAATCGTCACAGAGAAACCCAAGCACAAATACTAGATGAAACATCCTTCACCGAATATTTAGATAAAGGAATTGTTCACTTTGTGGGGAATGGCGTAGAAAAATTTCAAGAAATCTGTGAGCATCCTAATGCTAGGTTTGTGATAGGAGAGCTGCCTTCATCAACACAAATGGCAACTATGGCACAGTCAAAATTTGAAGCTAATGATCTTGAAGATGTAGCTTATTTTGAACCGTATTACCTCAAAGATTTTATTGCAGGTATGCCTAAAGCAAAGTAG
- a CDS encoding mechanosensitive ion channel family protein, whose protein sequence is MEDYQKWIDLAIEKGSEYGLKLIMAIVIWVVGKWVINKLMKLFKTALHKNKNMDVTLERFLSNLVRTILLILLIIAILGQLGINTASFAAILAAAGLAIGLALQGSLSNFAGGVLMMLFKPFKVGDLIEAQGEIGVVQEIQILTTKIATPGNKLVIIPNGILSNGNIKNYSELGELRIDLTIGVSYDADIKATKEALMRAMHSQENVLQVPAPSVNMGELADSSVNYEVRPWASPENYWDVYFQTIENCKIELDKAGIEIPYPHAVEIHKEA, encoded by the coding sequence ATGGAAGATTATCAAAAATGGATTGACCTCGCTATCGAAAAAGGATCAGAATATGGTCTAAAACTTATTATGGCTATTGTCATATGGGTCGTAGGTAAATGGGTTATCAACAAGCTTATGAAGCTATTTAAAACGGCGCTTCATAAGAACAAAAATATGGATGTAACTTTAGAAAGGTTTCTGTCTAACCTAGTAAGAACAATACTTCTCATACTTCTTATCATTGCTATATTAGGACAGTTAGGCATTAATACGGCTTCTTTTGCGGCAATTCTTGCAGCAGCTGGTCTTGCTATAGGCCTCGCACTACAAGGATCCCTTTCTAACTTTGCTGGAGGTGTACTAATGATGCTGTTTAAACCTTTTAAGGTGGGTGATCTTATCGAAGCACAAGGAGAGATAGGCGTGGTACAAGAAATACAAATACTTACCACTAAAATTGCCACTCCAGGAAATAAACTCGTAATTATACCTAATGGGATTCTCTCCAATGGAAATATTAAAAACTACTCAGAATTAGGAGAACTTCGTATTGACCTTACTATTGGAGTATCTTATGACGCAGATATTAAGGCGACTAAAGAAGCTCTTATGCGCGCTATGCATTCTCAAGAAAATGTATTACAAGTACCTGCTCCATCTGTTAATATGGGTGAGCTTGCAGATAGCTCTGTAAATTATGAAGTGCGTCCTTGGGCATCACCAGAAAATTACTGGGATGTATACTTCCAAACTATCGAGAATTGTAAAATTGAACTTGACAAAGCTGGGATTGAAATCCCTTATCCACATGCTGTCGAAATACACAAAGAAGCTTAA
- a CDS encoding mechanosensitive ion channel family protein, which translates to MINPLDQVSEYQEHIDQAIKWIWDFIPGFLSAMFLLFVGLWVIRIIKRLVAKFFKKKDYEPTLEKFIADLINWTLKIVLFVLVITQVGVQTTSLVAIIGAAGLAIGLALQGSLANFAGGVLILLLRPFKVGDFIKAQGQEGTVKEISIFQTKLNTFGNQLAIIPNGKLSNETIVNFTEEGIRKEAITFGIDYGDDVKLAKNILLTLVNEQEQVIQEEGKAPMIVLAELGDSSVNLSLRYWAKNEDFWNLRWLVLEEGKERLEAAGITIPFPQRDVHVHNAE; encoded by the coding sequence ATGATTAATCCTCTGGATCAAGTAAGCGAATACCAAGAACATATAGACCAAGCCATCAAATGGATTTGGGATTTCATCCCAGGCTTTTTGAGTGCGATGTTTTTACTATTTGTTGGTTTATGGGTCATCCGTATTATTAAGCGATTGGTAGCTAAATTTTTCAAAAAAAAGGATTACGAGCCTACGCTTGAAAAATTTATTGCAGATCTCATAAACTGGACCTTAAAAATTGTACTCTTCGTACTTGTGATTACACAGGTAGGGGTACAGACTACTTCTCTGGTAGCTATCATAGGAGCAGCGGGACTAGCAATAGGACTGGCATTACAAGGATCTCTAGCTAACTTTGCAGGAGGGGTTCTCATACTATTACTAAGACCTTTTAAAGTAGGAGATTTTATAAAAGCACAAGGACAAGAAGGAACCGTAAAAGAAATCTCTATTTTTCAGACTAAACTTAACACCTTTGGTAATCAACTAGCAATTATTCCTAATGGAAAATTGTCTAATGAAACCATTGTAAACTTTACAGAAGAAGGTATACGTAAAGAAGCAATCACTTTTGGAATTGACTATGGCGATGATGTAAAACTGGCTAAAAACATTTTACTTACACTAGTTAATGAACAAGAACAAGTAATTCAAGAAGAAGGAAAAGCACCTATGATAGTGCTTGCAGAGCTAGGAGATAGCAGTGTAAACCTATCACTTAGATATTGGGCAAAAAATGAAGACTTCTGGAACTTACGCTGGTTAGTTCTTGAGGAGGGAAAAGAACGTCTAGAAGCTGCCGGAATAACCATACCATTCCCACAACGTGATGTACATGTTCACAATGCTGAATAA